The following proteins come from a genomic window of Candidatus Zixiibacteriota bacterium:
- a CDS encoding NapC/NirT family cytochrome c gives MEKPIQTRTVFRHPLAAVGGALFLAGGFLFLILLFFDFTAGNENPYRALVTWVGVPFVITVGFLMFMLAIRQQVRQARREGRKVRFNLSIDPSDPVYMRNLWLFLALCAGLLLLVVYSGTQAYEATDSVAFCGETCHTVMEPQAVTYHNSAHARVPCVECHIGPGASFYVRSKVDGIRQLFATALNTYSRPIETPVANLRPSRETCENCHWPQQFYGEKLVTRTYYKTDETNSPWTISLLLKIGGGNPRTGVKEGIHWHMVTANEIQYVAADPKRQDIRWVRMVSQEGDTVIYTKQGSDLPDFTSSETDVRTFDCMDCHNRPSHKFLAPATSLNLALSTHQISKDIPYIRQVGLEVLNAEYGTREEAQRRIRDDLQSYYEENYPDYLTANADVVEQATERILHIYNSNFFPEMKTDYRERENHLSHFVNDGCFRCHNPEMQDAEGNAISSDCNSCHLIIAQGPSESPDSLQTDIAGLFFEHPEDIDGMWQDMKCTDCHTPEQGY, from the coding sequence GTGGAAAAACCGATACAGACGCGCACCGTATTTCGCCACCCGCTGGCCGCCGTTGGCGGCGCGTTGTTTCTCGCGGGCGGGTTCCTGTTTCTGATTTTGCTTTTTTTCGATTTTACCGCCGGTAACGAAAACCCCTATCGGGCCCTCGTGACGTGGGTCGGTGTGCCGTTTGTCATCACTGTCGGCTTTTTGATGTTCATGCTGGCGATTCGCCAGCAGGTGCGGCAGGCGCGCCGTGAGGGGCGCAAAGTCAGGTTCAATCTCTCCATCGACCCGAGCGATCCCGTGTACATGCGCAACCTCTGGCTCTTCCTCGCGCTCTGTGCCGGATTGCTGTTGTTGGTCGTGTACAGCGGCACGCAGGCTTACGAAGCGACCGACTCCGTGGCATTTTGCGGCGAGACCTGTCACACCGTGATGGAACCGCAGGCGGTCACCTATCATAACTCCGCTCACGCCCGTGTCCCCTGCGTTGAGTGCCACATCGGTCCGGGGGCGTCTTTTTATGTACGATCGAAGGTCGACGGCATTCGGCAGCTCTTCGCCACCGCGCTCAACACCTACTCGCGTCCGATCGAAACGCCCGTCGCCAATCTGCGACCCTCCCGCGAGACCTGTGAGAACTGCCACTGGCCGCAGCAATTCTACGGTGAGAAGCTCGTCACCCGTACCTATTACAAGACTGATGAGACCAATTCACCGTGGACGATCAGCCTCCTGCTCAAGATCGGCGGCGGCAATCCACGAACCGGGGTGAAGGAGGGCATCCACTGGCACATGGTGACGGCTAATGAAATCCAGTACGTGGCGGCGGACCCCAAGAGGCAGGATATCAGATGGGTTCGAATGGTAAGTCAGGAAGGCGACACAGTAATCTATACCAAACAGGGATCAGACCTGCCGGACTTCACGAGCTCGGAAACGGATGTTCGGACGTTTGACTGCATGGATTGCCACAATCGCCCGTCTCACAAGTTCCTCGCTCCCGCAACGTCACTCAACCTGGCCCTGTCGACGCACCAGATTTCCAAGGACATCCCGTACATCAGACAGGTCGGGCTGGAGGTGCTCAACGCCGAGTACGGCACCCGCGAGGAGGCACAGCGGCGTATTCGTGACGATCTGCAGTCCTATTACGAGGAGAACTATCCCGATTATCTGACCGCCAATGCCGATGTCGTCGAACAGGCAACCGAGCGAATCCTGCATATATACAACAGCAATTTCTTCCCGGAAATGAAAACAGACTATCGGGAGCGCGAGAATCACCTCAGTCACTTCGTCAATGACGGTTGCTTCCGCTGTCACAATCCCGAAATGCAGGATGCTGAAGGCAATGCGATCAGCAGTGACTGCAATTCCTGCCATCTCATCATCGCGCAGGGCCCGTCCGAGTCACCGGACAGCCTGCAAACCGATATCGCAGGGCTGTTTTTCGAACACCCCGAGGATATCGACGGCATGTGGCAGGACATGAAGTGTACGGATTGTCACACGCCCGAACAGGGGTACTGA
- a CDS encoding PKD domain-containing protein, whose protein sequence is MGRIVSRVAPEMSPVRLASILILAAGLLLAAGAVRGDENPPSEQNLLSESGSYFGTPGGVEHCWTQIIYNQKYATKDAQACTPQGPCDDPGLRDSWIPDGSVPITYIKLFFHIVRNTDGTNAATTPEMVAAQVAHLNQDYLPYRIQFEYDWQFVNNSAYRFLDDNEMDPMKTAYAVQPDSQLNIFVSYVNESYSFGTFPWDNDALTVRGGIVMTQGHFSSVQSVLAHEIGHCLGLWHTHHGVSEVSQCGQCYERVGAGDRDFTGDFCSDTDPTPTNYACNGPGGTDVCSGQSWGPTDPQNFMGYGPDYCITEFSPQQSGRIHCWINAELSSWVEGVKFAATNTFGPVPLTSSFQGITGKSVNEWDWDFGDGGSAGVQSPDHTYTTPGNYTVEVTINATDGVYASQQKNIIFAYADTTRVVDAVGNAGQQVRIDIEAVNYVPLQTIQIPFSWAGDYSLLFDSVSTVGLRTASVTQKTFVNYAPAAKRATYLFDMAANQEVLDPGAGPILSLFFRIPVGATGNPNPITIAPYTSYVYQFTTVQGSYQPVLYNGFVTLDACLAGDVTNDTIGPDLTDLIYLVNFLFQGGPAPTDTRQANVNGLGDVDLSDLIYLVNYLFSGGPDPICP, encoded by the coding sequence ATGGGACGTATCGTATCACGCGTCGCGCCTGAGATGTCGCCCGTTCGCCTTGCTTCGATTCTCATTCTGGCCGCCGGGCTTCTGCTTGCGGCCGGCGCCGTGCGGGGCGATGAGAATCCGCCGAGCGAACAGAACCTCCTAAGCGAGTCCGGCAGCTACTTTGGCACCCCCGGCGGGGTTGAACATTGCTGGACGCAGATCATTTACAACCAAAAGTATGCCACCAAAGACGCGCAGGCCTGCACTCCGCAGGGCCCGTGTGACGATCCCGGTCTCCGCGACTCGTGGATTCCGGATGGGAGCGTTCCGATTACCTATATCAAGCTCTTCTTCCATATCGTGAGGAATACAGACGGCACGAACGCCGCCACAACTCCGGAAATGGTGGCGGCGCAGGTGGCGCATCTCAATCAGGACTATCTGCCCTATCGCATCCAGTTTGAGTACGACTGGCAGTTCGTGAACAATTCCGCGTACCGCTTCCTCGATGACAACGAGATGGACCCGATGAAGACCGCGTATGCGGTCCAGCCGGACTCGCAGCTGAACATCTTCGTTTCATACGTAAATGAGTCGTATTCATTCGGGACATTTCCCTGGGACAATGACGCGCTCACGGTGCGGGGCGGGATCGTCATGACTCAGGGTCATTTCTCGTCCGTACAGTCCGTGCTTGCACACGAAATCGGCCACTGTCTCGGTCTCTGGCACACGCACCACGGGGTTTCCGAAGTCAGCCAGTGCGGCCAGTGCTACGAGCGTGTCGGTGCGGGCGACCGCGATTTCACCGGCGATTTCTGTTCCGATACCGATCCGACCCCCACCAACTACGCATGCAACGGCCCGGGTGGAACCGATGTCTGCTCCGGTCAGTCGTGGGGACCGACCGATCCGCAGAACTTCATGGGATACGGACCGGACTACTGCATCACGGAGTTCTCGCCTCAACAGTCGGGGCGCATTCACTGCTGGATAAATGCAGAACTGTCAAGCTGGGTTGAAGGAGTCAAGTTCGCCGCAACCAACACGTTCGGCCCCGTTCCCCTCACCTCCAGTTTCCAGGGCATTACCGGCAAAAGCGTCAACGAGTGGGACTGGGACTTCGGTGACGGCGGCTCTGCCGGCGTGCAGTCACCCGATCACACCTACACCACACCCGGCAATTACACCGTCGAGGTAACCATCAACGCTACCGACGGTGTGTATGCATCACAGCAGAAAAACATCATTTTCGCCTACGCAGACACGACTCGCGTGGTCGATGCGGTTGGAAACGCCGGGCAGCAGGTCCGAATTGATATCGAAGCTGTGAACTACGTTCCGCTGCAGACAATCCAGATTCCGTTTTCGTGGGCGGGAGATTACAGCCTTCTGTTTGACTCGGTGAGCACGGTCGGACTCCGCACGGCTTCCGTGACGCAGAAGACCTTTGTGAACTACGCCCCGGCTGCCAAACGGGCCACCTACTTGTTTGACATGGCCGCCAATCAGGAAGTGCTTGATCCGGGCGCCGGTCCAATACTCAGTCTGTTTTTCAGGATACCCGTCGGTGCGACCGGCAACCCAAATCCGATAACGATAGCGCCCTATACCTCGTACGTCTATCAGTTCACGACCGTACAGGGATCGTACCAACCGGTGCTGTATAACGGATTTGTGACGCTGGATGCCTGTTTGGCCGGTGATGTGACCAACGACACCATCGGACCCGATCTAACCGATCTCATATATCTGGTGAATTTTCTTTTCCAGGGCGGACCGGCCCCGACCGACACCAGACAGGCGAATGTGAACGGCCTGGGCGACGTTGACCTGTCGGACCTCATTTACCTTGTGAATTATCTGTTTAGCGGGGGCCCGGACCCGATCTGTCCGTAG